From one Melioribacteraceae bacterium genomic stretch:
- a CDS encoding DUF1684 domain-containing protein gives MRKILLLGMILTLLVACNEEEYIEKGSKEYIQEINQWHAQRVARLKQPTGWLNLTGLFWLKEGENTFGSESSNDLVFPANMPGNIGSFILSDSVVTLKVNDDIDVLVDSQSIKEFVLIPDTKPNTTKMNLGSNEWNLIVRSGNMYGIRLRDLDAEILKTFEGVDRFPVNEDWNIKAKFEPFDSLREIKIPTVLGTIETDYSPGKLIFTIDDKNYELYPTKSGNGLFILFADQTSGIETYGAGRFLYTDSPDSNNIVNIDFNKAYNPPCAFSKYATCPLPPKENQLKVRITAGEKNYGEGH, from the coding sequence ATGAGAAAGATTTTATTACTTGGGATGATTTTGACTTTACTAGTTGCATGTAATGAGGAGGAATATATAGAAAAGGGAAGCAAAGAATACATACAAGAAATTAATCAATGGCATGCACAAAGAGTTGCGAGATTAAAACAGCCAACCGGATGGCTTAATTTAACCGGATTATTTTGGCTGAAGGAAGGTGAAAATACTTTTGGTTCTGAATCCTCGAATGATTTGGTTTTCCCAGCAAATATGCCCGGTAATATCGGCAGTTTTATTTTAAGTGATTCAGTTGTTACTTTGAAAGTTAATGATGACATTGACGTTTTAGTTGACAGCCAATCAATTAAAGAGTTTGTATTAATCCCCGATACAAAACCAAACACTACAAAAATGAATCTCGGATCAAACGAGTGGAATTTAATAGTTCGTTCCGGCAACATGTATGGAATACGCCTACGTGATCTTGATGCGGAAATATTAAAAACTTTTGAAGGGGTCGATAGATTTCCGGTTAATGAAGATTGGAACATTAAAGCAAAATTTGAACCGTTCGATTCGTTAAGAGAAATTAAAATTCCGACAGTTCTTGGAACAATTGAAACTGATTATTCTCCCGGTAAATTAATATTTACTATAGATGACAAAAATTATGAATTATATCCGACTAAATCGGGGAATGGATTATTTATATTGTTTGCCGATCAAACTTCGGGTATTGAAACTTACGGTGCGGGACGATTTCTTTATACCGATTCTCCGGATTCTAACAACATTGTAAACATTGATTTTAATAAAGCATACAATCCGCCATGTGCATTTTCAAAATATGCAACTTGTCCTTTACCGCCAAAAGAAAATCAATTAAAAGTTAGGATAACTGCGGGAGAAAAGAATTACGGAGAAGGGCATTAA
- a CDS encoding carboxypeptidase-like regulatory domain-containing protein produces MKNIILLLMIFSSELIAQTKYGSISGFIIDEQTKQPIENVNAYIANSLTRSSSNKEGNFHIGNISPGRYTLILSHLSYENQNLKIDINSNEVVELNIKLAPKPIEFPEIGVGDKFDDEWWKNFEIFQAELLGKTWFAEGCQITNPYYIDFFKNNDGVLFASCDVPIQIENRSLGYNVKYTLKHFEYKFGSLKYAGLPFFEEMQSDFEDDYVIWQNNRLEAYMGSLRHFLRTLATSYRLIKQNREKVKLLIDLDDKTEIGVRFFYDAKMFMSKNGFEAYTPDLIFGQFGAQSISKPLYPDSVIADSERPNELILNCRTQIYVIYNKEYQKLNYKPQYSFIKPHADSIYFDKGGKYFDELKLETTGYFGIQRLAEMLPFEYEPSDSLIINTDFR; encoded by the coding sequence ATGAAAAACATAATTCTTCTCTTGATGATATTTTCGTCGGAATTAATTGCTCAAACCAAATATGGTAGTATTTCCGGTTTTATAATTGATGAGCAAACAAAACAGCCGATAGAAAATGTTAATGCTTACATCGCAAACTCACTTACCAGGAGTAGTTCAAATAAGGAAGGTAATTTTCATATCGGCAATATTTCGCCAGGAAGATATACCCTAATACTTTCACATCTGTCTTATGAAAATCAAAATCTTAAGATTGACATTAACTCGAATGAAGTGGTTGAGCTTAATATTAAGCTAGCGCCAAAACCAATTGAATTCCCCGAAATAGGTGTGGGCGATAAGTTTGATGATGAGTGGTGGAAAAATTTTGAAATTTTTCAAGCAGAACTTCTCGGCAAAACTTGGTTCGCTGAAGGATGTCAAATTACTAATCCATATTACATTGACTTCTTTAAAAACAATGATGGCGTTTTGTTTGCGAGTTGTGATGTGCCAATTCAAATTGAAAACAGAAGTTTAGGTTATAATGTTAAATACACACTAAAACACTTCGAGTATAAGTTCGGTAGTTTGAAATATGCAGGACTTCCTTTTTTTGAAGAAATGCAATCCGACTTTGAAGATGACTATGTAATCTGGCAGAATAATAGACTTGAAGCCTACATGGGTTCGCTTAGACATTTTCTTAGAACACTGGCAACTTCTTATCGGTTGATCAAACAAAACCGCGAGAAGGTTAAGCTATTGATTGATCTTGACGATAAAACAGAAATTGGTGTAAGATTTTTTTATGACGCAAAAATGTTTATGAGCAAAAACGGTTTTGAAGCTTACACACCGGATCTGATCTTCGGTCAATTCGGAGCACAGTCAATTTCAAAACCACTTTATCCCGATAGTGTAATTGCTGACTCCGAACGACCAAATGAGCTAATCTTAAATTGTAGAACTCAAATTTACGTTATATACAATAAAGAGTACCAAAAACTTAATTACAAACCTCAGTATTCATTCATTAAGCCGCATGCTGATTCAATTTATTTTGATAAAGGCGGAAAATATTTTGATGAGCTAAAACTTGAGACAACGGGTTACTTCGGGATACAGAGATTAGCAGAAATGCTTCCGTTTGAATATGAACCGAGTGATTCTTTGATTATCAACACAGATTTTAGATAG
- a CDS encoding DMT family transporter yields MNFDKYTEHKAFPITILILLGLVWGSSFILIKRGLVAFDPIQVGTIRIMFASLVMIPIAFKNLKLHFKTDWKKFVAVGLIGNFFPAILFAYAETGITSSLAGILNALTPAFTLIVGALFFAARINRWQMFGLTVGFGGSVALSFVSSGGTLGSFNHYAGAVILATLGYGININLLKKWFPRLNSLILTSLAMFSIGPFAVVLLLSTDFIDVVMYHDYALMSLFYLFILGVVGTSLALVLFNKLIQITTPVFASTTTYLIPIAAVMWGILDNEALYPIHFVGMALIILGVYIVNKNK; encoded by the coding sequence ATGAATTTTGATAAGTACACCGAACACAAAGCTTTTCCTATTACAATACTTATACTTCTCGGATTAGTTTGGGGAAGCTCTTTTATTCTTATTAAACGAGGATTAGTTGCATTTGATCCTATTCAGGTAGGCACAATAAGAATAATGTTTGCTTCTCTTGTAATGATTCCCATTGCATTTAAGAATCTGAAACTACACTTCAAAACCGATTGGAAGAAATTTGTTGCGGTGGGATTAATCGGCAACTTTTTCCCGGCGATATTATTTGCTTACGCTGAAACCGGAATAACAAGTTCATTGGCTGGAATTCTAAATGCACTTACACCTGCATTTACATTAATAGTCGGCGCTTTATTTTTTGCTGCAAGAATCAATCGCTGGCAAATGTTCGGATTAACCGTTGGTTTCGGCGGTTCTGTTGCTCTTAGTTTTGTTAGCAGCGGGGGAACACTTGGAAGTTTTAATCATTATGCCGGTGCCGTAATTCTCGCAACACTTGGGTACGGAATAAACATTAATTTGCTTAAAAAATGGTTCCCAAGATTAAACTCTTTGATTTTAACTTCACTTGCAATGTTTTCCATAGGTCCTTTTGCAGTTGTTTTACTTTTATCAACAGATTTTATAGATGTAGTAATGTATCATGATTATGCTTTGATGTCTTTATTCTATTTATTTATACTTGGTGTAGTTGGGACATCTCTTGCATTGGTTTTGTTTAATAAACTCATTCAAATTACAACCCCGGTTTTTGCATCTACAACAACTTATCTCATACCAATTGCCGCTGTTATGTGGGGAATTTTAGATAATGAAGCTCTCTACCCAATTCATTTTGTTGGAATGGCCCTAATCATTTTGGGTGTTTATATAGTTAATAAAAACAAGTAG